From Arachis stenosperma cultivar V10309 chromosome 2, arast.V10309.gnm1.PFL2, whole genome shotgun sequence, one genomic window encodes:
- the LOC130961097 gene encoding MACPF domain-containing protein CAD1-like — protein sequence MGEHVAAIHTATNALQALGRGFDVNFDTRLLYCKGVSGSRVVEVDEEHPRDMCLYDDVVVENVSRDIGCSQEPIDRQSSGVYSFQEMVEYFNNKANVSGSFAIGSFNSAFSFTGSKLIDAAATKTLSSDGFYIPLAKVQLKKSHLTLQQNVKRVVPVSWDPPSLASFIENFGTHVITSITIGGKDVIYVKQHHSSPLSKLEIKNYIQEIGNQRFSDINSHTSSGQTKSKDKGIDSFSFNSQGIYPQPTTATYPSGKEDVTVIFRRRGGDDLEQNHIKWIKTVKSSPDIIEMTFCPITNLLDEIPGKEHLTRAINLYLEYKPPIEELRYFLEFQISRVWAPLRDRIPGHQRKEPVCPSLQFSIMGQKLYVSQEQITVGRRLVTGLRLCLEGNKQNRLSVHLQHLVSLPKILQPYWDNHVAIGAPKWQGPEEQDSRWFEPVKWKNFSHVSTAPIENPETFIGDSSGVYIVTGAQLGVWDFGPRNVLYMKLLYSRLPGCTIRRSLWDHTPIKSSKISTSGDSSSPDNSSSGSRENVVGNKLMKYVDLSEMSKGPQDPPGHWLVTGGKLGVEKGKIVLRVKYSLLNY from the exons ATGGGGGAGCATGTAGCAGCAATTCACACTGCTACCAATGCTTTGCAAGCATTAGGAAGAGGTTTTGATGTGAACTTTGATACGAGGTTGCTTTATTGTAAAGGGGTTTCAGGGTCTAGGGTAGTTGAGGTTGATGAGGAACACCCAAGGGACATGTGCTTGTACGATGATGTTGTTGTTGAGAATGTTTCCAGGGACATTGGATGCTCTCAGGAACCCATAGATCGTCAGAGTTCTGGAGTGTATAGTTTCCAAGAG ATGGTTGAATATTTCAACAATAAGGCAAATGTATCAGGGAGCTTTGCTATTGGGAGCTTTAATTCCGCATTTAGCTTCACTGGTTCAAAACTTATTGATGCTGCGGCTACAAAAACCTTGTCCTCAGATGGATTTTACATTCCCCTTGCAAAGGTTCAGCTTAAAAAATCCCACTTAACATTGCAACAAAATGTCAAAAGGGTTGTGCCGGTTAGTTGGGATCCGCCGTCCTTGGCAAG CTTTATTGAAAATTTCGGAACTCATGTAATTACTTCGATAACTATTGGTGGTAAAGATGTTATTTATGTTAAACAACACCATAGTTCACCATTGTCAAAGTTGGAGATAAAGAACTATATTCAAGAAATTGGAAATCAGAGGTTCTCTGACATCAATAGCCATACAAGTTCAGGTCAAACAAAATCCAAGGATAAG GGTATTGATTCTTTTTCCTTCAATAGCCAAGGGATTTACCCTCAACCTACGACTGCAACATATCCTAGCGGCAAAGAA GATGTCACGGTTATTtttagaagaagaggaggagatGATTTGGAACAAAACCACATCAAATGGATAAAAACTGTTAAGTCCTCCCCAGATATCATTGAGATGACTTTTTGTCCTATAACAAATCTCCTTGATGAAATACCCGGCAAGGAGCATTTGACTCGTGCTATTAATCTTTATCTTGAAT ATAAGCCTCCTATTGAAGAACTTAGGTATTTCCTAGAGTTTCAGATTTCTCGCGTTTGGGCTCCTCTGCGGGACAGGATTCCAGGTCACCAAAGGAAGGAACCTGTATGCCCATCTTTACAATTCAGCATAATGGGCCAGAAGCTTTATGTCAGTCAAGAGcag ATTACGGTTGGACGTAGGCTGGTAACTGGCTTACGGCTTTGTCTAGAAGGAAATAAGCAGAATCGGCTCTCTGTTCATCTTCAACACTTGGTATCCCTTCCGAAGATCCTTCAGCCGTATTGGGACAACCATGTTGCTATCGGTGCTCCCAAGTGGCAAGGACCCGAGGAACAAGATAGCCGGTGGTTCGAGCCTGTTAAGTGGAAGAACTTTTCTCATGTGAGCACTGCGCCGATTGAGAACCCAGAAACCTTTATAGGAGACTCCTCTGGTGTGTACATAGTTACCGGAGCACAGCTTGGAGTATGGGATTTCGGACCCCGGAATGTATTGTACATGAAACTCTTGTATTCTAGGTTACCCGGCTGCACGATCCGTAGATCACTATGGGATCACACCCCGATCAAGTCATCGAAAATCTCAACTTCCGGGGACAGTTCTAGTCCTGACAACTCAAGTTCTGGTTCTAGAGAAAATGTCGTAGGGAACAAGTTGATGAAGTATGTCGACTTGTCCGAAATGAGCAAGGGACCTCAAGATCCTCCAGGGCATTGGTTAGTTACTGGTGGAAAgcttggtgttgagaaggggaAAATTGTTTTGAGGGTTAAATATTCATTGCTAAATTACTGA